The candidate division KSB1 bacterium nucleotide sequence CCGCAATGGCGCTTTCCGCTCCAGGAAGAAGGAGAGATCGCTGTCGGTCATGACGATGCCGAAGCGCCTGAGAAGCCCGGACAGCGAATCGCTCTTCTGACCAACAGTTCCGGGAGCAGACCACACCTGGTAGAGCTGGTCGAGAAAGCTTTCCAAAGCGGCACGTTGCTGATCGGGGACTTCGGCGCGCCGTACAAAGACGGCTGGCACGCGGCGCTTGGCCGCCTCAACATCCGCCGCATACTCCTGCGGGCTTTTGTTGATGGCGAAGGTAAAAGGGGCGATGATTTGGTCGCCTATGTAGACATCCCCTTCCCGCAAGTTGAAGGTGTCCACGGAGCCAGAGCCCGGGAACATCAGCGCCACGCACACCACCATGGCCGCCGCCACACTTGCCTGCACCCAGGTGATAGTACGGGAACTCCACTCCTTCTGCCTGCGGTTGGTGCGCCCCCTGCGAAAGACGCGCAACACGAGCGCCTGCAGGTAGTCCTTTGCCCCGCCACGGCGTCCGGCGCCATTAGCCATGGTTTTCCCCCCCGGCCTTTTCTGCCTGCATCCTGCTCTGGAAATTGTCGTAGGCGCGGATGATATCCCTGACGAGGCGATGCCGGACGACGTCCTGCTCACTCAGGTAGGCGAAGGCGATGCCTTCGATGCCGTTGACCACCCGTTGGATCTGCACCAGGCCCGATTCGCTGGAAGCCGGCAGGTCGATCTGCGTAATGTCGCCGGTGACGATGGCTTTTGAGCCGATGCCCAGGCGGGTGAGGAACATCTTCATCTGCAGGGCCGTGCTGTTCTGCGCCTCATCAAGAATCACGAAGGCGTGATTCAGGGTGCGCCCGCGCATGTAGGCCAGCGGCACGATTTCGATGACCCCCACCTCGAGAAAGCGCCGCAGTTTTTCTGCGGGGAGCATGTCGTAGAGGGCATCATAGAGCGGGCGAAGATAAGGATCCACCTTCTCCTTGAGGTCGCCAGGGAGAAAGCCGAGGCTCTCCCCCGCCTCCACAGCGGGACGTGCCAAGATGATGCGCTCCACTTCGCGGGCCTGCAGGTGAGCCACGGCCATGGCGACGGCAAGGTAGGTCTTGCCGGTGCCTGCCGGCCCAATAGCAAAGACGATGTCGTTTTCCTCAACTAGCCGCACGTAGCGCGCCTGCCCTTCCGAACGTGGGCGGATGGCTCCCCGATGCGCCATCAGCACCACTGGCAGGGGCTCGCGTTTCTCCACCGAGCGGGGCTCGGGTGCCGCACCGGCGGTAACGCTGCTCTTTACCAAGCCGATGACCGTGGCAACGTCGTGGGCCGTGAGGTGCACCCCACGGCCCACCATGGCGATGAGTTCGCTGAGAGCCTGCTCCACCAGCTCCACTGCTTCCGCCTCGCCGCGCACCAGAAGCTGTGCCCCACGCGCAACCAGCTGCACACCGAACTCGCGCTGCAGAAGCTTGAGGTATGCGTCCTGCGAGCCGAAAAGGGCCACCTGGTCGATGCCCGGTAGGGGAATGCGACGTACCGCTTCTTCTTGTGTTTCCTCTGTGCTCGTCTCCCTGTGCTCCATATCACGAAAAAGCTCCCAGTTTCTGGCCAGCGCCTGGACAACTGGGAGCTCGTATTCGGATCCGCTGCAGTGGCCCGCCCAGGTCCCATGAGCTTAGCGCGGACCTGGCGCGCAGGCCCCAGCTTTGGGACAGCCTTTGGCCGGCTCGTTTCCCTGGGCTCAGGGAATCACAGGCCGAGATCGACCAGGCGCCTGCCCCGTCGGCTAGAGCCCCGTACCCTGTGCGCTACAACGACTCGGTCCACCTACTTGCGGATCACCAGCACCGTGTGCGGGTAGATCAGGTTCGGGTCATTCCCGATGACCGACTTGTTGGCCTCGTAGATCTTGGTCCACGCTGCCGGGTCGTTGAGCACACTGGGGTCTTTGGCAATCTTCTGCAAAAAGTCGCCCTTGACCACGATGTACTGGTCAGGTCCGCAGCCGCGCAGGATCTTCAACACCCAATCCGGATAAATCAAGTCTGGATCCTTGATCAGGTCGCGGTTGACCGAGTAAATCTTCATCCACTGGTAGGGGTCGCCGTAGATCTCCTTCTTGCCCGAGATCTTCCAGAGGTAGTCGCCCTTGACCACCACATAGCTGTCGTAGACCGCCTTGGGCATGCGCGCCTCAACATCGGCGATCTTGGCCTCGGTGCCAGCAACCAGCTCGCGCATCTCAGACAAGGCGTAGATAGGGCTCTTCTTCTTGTCGGCCAGCTGCGCCTTCAGGGCCGCAAGTTCTTCCTTCTTCTCGAACAGCTCCTCCGGACTCAGGGCCGCCAGGCCATCCACCTGTTTCGCAATGGCCTGCAACGAGGCGCGGTAGGCGTCGACTGCTGCCTTGTCGACTCCCAAAAGGGCGTAGACCTCGTCCCAACAAGAAGCCAGGTCGGCGTCAGCCTTGGCGATCTGCTCCTTGAGCGTCTGGATCTCCTTGTCGCGTGCCGCGATTGCAGCCTTTGCGTCGGCCTCGCGCTTCTGCCACTTGGCCAGCTCGGCGCGGTATTCGTCCATGCTCATCTTCTCCGCACAGAGGGCGACCGTGGCGTCGACGAGCAAGAACAAGCCGAGCACAACCGCGAGGCTGAGCAACCATTTAGCCGAAATCCTCATCGCGATTTCCTCCTTCGCTTCCGCTTGGCAATGGTTTTCCAATTGCGCCTACTTGCCCAACCGCTCCGCCACAGCCTTCTTCTCCTGCTGGCACTTGGCCAGTTCTTGCTGCTTGGCCGCCAACTGCTCGTCGAGGGACGCCTTCTCTGCGTCCTTGGCCTTGAGCTGGTCTTCAGCGGCCAGCGCTGCCTGCTTGGTCTCTTCCAGCTTGTTCAGCTGCTCCTGGCTCGGGTGCTTTGCGCACCCCACCGCAAAACTCACCAAGAGCAGCATAGCCAGTCCGAGGACCCACCCTGTCTTGAGCGTCTTGCGCATCGGGCCACACCTCCTTTCTTGGGACCAATGAACTATTTTCGCCGACCCACCACCACTCTGCTGCCGTATAATACGAAAAAAAGCAATAATTGTCAAGCAAAATCGTATGGGCTGAGGCGCACTTTTTCGCTCCCTCTTGCACCTCTACTTGGCCAGACGCAACCCCAATTCTCGCAGCTGCTCAGGCGAGATCTCAGTGGGAGCCCCGTCCATAAGGGAAAGCGCGCTGGTGGTCTTGGGGAAGGCGATTACGTCCCTGATGGTCTCCTTGCCCGCCAGCAGCATTACCAATCGGTCGAACCCAAAGGCGATGCCACCATGTGGTGGCGCCCCGTACTGCAGGGCCTCCAGCAGAAAGCCGAATTTCCGTTCTGCTTCTTCTGGCGAAATGCCCAGCACGCGAAACACCTCCCGCTGTAGTTCTGCGTCGTGGATGCGGATGCTGCCGCCGGCGACCTCGGTGCCGTTGAAGACCAGGTCATAGGCCTGCGCCCGCACCCGCTCCGGGGCCGTTTGCAGAAGGGCAATGTCCTCGCGGCGCGGCGAGGTGAAAGGGTGGTGCATGGCTACAAAGCGCCCCTCCTCCTGGCTGTACTCCAGCAGCGGGAAATCGGTCACCCACAGCAAGCTGATCTTGCCCTCGTCGATCAACCGGAGCTCCCTGCCCAGCCGCAGGCGCAGGGCCCCCAACACCGGCAGACACACCTCGCGGCGATCCGCCACCAGGAAGAGCATGTGGCCGGCAGCCGCATGCATGGCAGCGTTGACGGCAGCAATCTCCTCTGCGGAGAAGAACTTCGCCGCGCCTCCCTCCCAACCGTCAGGCGTCACCTTCAAGGCCACCAGCCCCTTGGCCCCCAGCTCCTTGGCTGCCGCGGTCAGGTCATCGACCCGTTTCCTGGTGAAGGCCTCTGCTTGCGGGACGCACAGGCCGGCTACCATGCCGCCGCTGTTGACCGTCTCGGCAAAGACGCGGAACTGGCTGGCGGCCACCAAGGAACTGATGTCGGTGATGGGCAGCGCAAAGCGTAGATCGGGCTTGTCGGTGCCGTACTTCGCCATGGCCTCAGCGTAGGGCAATGCGGGCAGGGGCGTAGCCAGGTGATAGCCGAGCACCTGCTCCAGCACCTCCGCCATCAGCCCTTCACACACGGCGCGCACGTCATCAGCGTCGACGAAGGACAGCTCCATGTCGATCTGGGTGAACTCTGGCTGGCGGTCGGCGCGCAGGTCCTCGTCGCGGAAACAGCGGACAATCTGGAAATAGCGGTCGAACCCCGCCACCATGAGGAGCTGCTTATAAGTCTGCGGCGACTGGGGCAGGGCGTAGAACCTCCCCTTGTGGATCCTGCTCGGCACCAGATAGTCGCGTGCGCCCTCCGGTGTGCTCTTGATAAGGCAGGGTGTCTCGATTTCCACAAAGCCATGCGCATCCAAGTAGCGGCGCACCACCTGGTAGACGCGGTGCCGGAGCAAGAGGTTCCGCTGTAGTTCCGGCCGCCGCAGGTCGAGGTAGCGGTAGGTAAGGCGCAGCTCCTCGGAGGCGTCAACTGGGTCTTTGATTTCGAATGGCGGGGTCTTGGCTTTGTTCAGGACTTCCAGCTCCGTGGCCACCACCTCAATGTCGCCGGTTGCCAGGTTTGGGTTGCGCATCCCCTCGGGTCGCATGCGCACCGTGCCGGTGACGGCCACCACCGATTCCGCCTTCAGCTCCCGCGCCTGCTCACAGAGTTCCGGACGCGCCCAAGCATCAAAGTTGATCTGCACAAGGCCGTAACGGTCCACCAGGTCCACGAAGTAGATGCCGCCATGGTCCCGGCGATGGCGCACCCAGCCCATCACCGTCACCTCCTGCCCCTGGTGACTGGCGCGCAATTCTCCACAGGGATGCGTTCGTTTCCTTTTCATCACTCCTCAATATGTGTGCCACAAGCAAGCGCTGACCGGTCACAAAAAAGACCGTGAGCACTGCGCTACGGTCCATGGTCTCCCGCAGAGAATACCTCGGCGCCCGCCAAGCCTCGCCAAGCAAGGACGGTCAGAAACCGAAGGTGTAGACCTGGCGAAAGGTGGCATCCCCCAGAGATGCATCCACCGTGCCGAAATCGTCCCAGCGTTGAATACGGCGCAGGATGCACGCCTCAAGCTCTGGGCTGTTTAGGGTGGACGAGACGATGGTAGCGCTGCTCACCTTTCCCTGCGGGTTGATGGTGAAGCGGACCACCAGTTTTCCCTTTAACGTCGGGTTGCGCTTGAGCTCCTTCTGATAGCAGTATTCGATGGCGTCGTTGTGGCCGTTCACTACCTTGGAGACCTGGTCTGGGTCTCGCCCGGCAAGGCTCGTTACCTCGCCCTCACGATCTATGGGCGTGACCGGTCCCACCACCAGATTGCCGACCCTGACGACCGTCGAAGAGGTCGCTGTGCCGAGCTCACCGAGCAGGGTATCGATGGTGCCGGTTTCGGTGGTGCGGGCGCCACGCACCTCTCGCTCCCGGGTGGGCGCCCCCGTGCTCTTCAGTCCCCCAACGCTTCCGAGCACCGTGCCTATGTCGGCGCTCGGCTCCTCGCCGCCGAGGAGTTGGCGTGCCTGCTCTCCTGCTCCGCCGCTTCCTGCAGTGAGAACTCGCAGCACGCCGGTGGAACGCGCCTCTGCAGCCAGGCGTTCGCGTGTCGCCGCATGGGCAGGCGAAAGCGGTGCCTCGGCTGCGGTGCCGGCTGCCCCGCTCACAGGCGAGCTGGAAGCAGCACCTTTGCCCGGTGTGCGCGCGGCCACTTCGGCCCCACCTGGCGTTACTTCTTTGGCCCCTCGGGTGGCCGGCACGGGTAGACCTTCCCGCAGCGGCATCTCCTTTGGCGGCTGGGCATGACGCACAATGAGGGTGGCAAGACGTGCCTGCGTGGCGGCCGGTACCTCCTCCTTCTCCTGCGTGGGCCGCGAAAGAAGCAGAACCATCAGCCCAAAATGGACCACCACGGAAGCGCCCAGGATGAGCACAAAGGTACGGCTCACCTCCGCGAACCAGCCCTTCCGGTACTCTTTGGGCAGCACCATCTCAGTTGCAACCACAGCACTCCTCCGCTGGCGTGGCAGCGCCACCTTGCTACAGAGTGGAGGCCGTCTCCGCCGAGCGCCCGGTCGGACGTTCCAGCTGGTAGACGGCCAGACGCAGGTTCGTGTACTCACACATCCCGCAGGTAGCGAGAACCTTCACCAGGATGCCATACTCGAGGTCTTTGTCTGCCTGGACATTCACCCTGCCCGAGAACTTGATGCCGTACTTCTGCTCGGCCTCTTTGGCGCGGTCGGCGTATACCTTGAGCCTGTCCCGCAGTCTGGGTACGATCAACCCCTCCTGCCCCGCCACGTTTACCACGGTCTCCACGACCTCATCGTTCACCATGACCGTCTCCTTGGAGACGATCACGTCCAGCGCCGTCTCGGGAATCGTCTCCACGGTGGACTTGGGCAGGGTCAAGTTCTCCGAGGGGTGAATCAATCCCCCCTCGGTCGAGTAACTCTTCAGCAAGAACACCAGGATGATGGTGAACATGTCCATCAAGGAGGTCAGGTTGAGGAACCCCTTGCCTGGGTTGGTATCATGCTTCTTGATGCGCGAGGGAATATAGGCCATTGCTTACTCCGGGACGAAGCTCTTGCCGTCACTGGATGCCGGCAGCGAGTGCCACCTGTGGGAAAAGGTTCACCGTGCGGCCCTCCACCTGGCATGACCGCGCGGCGTCCATGGTCGAAACCACTACCTGGTAACGAACCCCTGGGTCCGCATTGATGATGATACGCTCGTCATCGGCGAATGTCCCCTGAGCCCGACTCTTGATCTCAAGGAGCACGCTGGACAAGCGTTCATAGTCGTACACTGGCGAGCCGTCTTCGCCAAGCTTCTTGGGGATGGAGGGACCACCTCCCTCACCCCTCAGCACACCGAGCACGCTGGAGATGTAGAAGCCCTGGTCGGTGATGCTTACTGCCAAATCGAGGGTGCGCGCCGTCTCGGTGGGCATGCCACTGGCCCCCGTTCCCTGCACCAGTGGGGCCGGCGGCAGGTCAAGCTGGATGACCCCGATGCGCACAAACGTCACCGTCGACAGCAGCAAGGGGATCAGGACCACCATCAGGTTCATCACCGGAAAGAGGTTGATCTCCACCTGCTCGGCAAAGGTACGGCTGCTTCTGAGTGAAGGTCGAAACGCCATGCTATTGATTCCCTGTGATCAGGTTAATCAACTTGACCATGTGCTCATCGATCTCGTCGATGATCTTAGTGGTCTTGTTGTGCAGCCAGGTGTAGGCGACGATGGTCGGCACTGCAATGATCAAGCCGAAGAGGGTTGTGTTCATCGCCACGGCGATGCCCGCAGCCAGAAGGCGTGCCTTCTCCGCCGGGTCGATGCCAGGACCCGACACGCTGCGAAAGGCAATGATCAGCCCGTACACCGTGCCCATCAAGCCGATGAGCGTGGCCACGTTGGCGATCATGGCCAAGTACCCGGTGCGGTTCTGCAGTTTGGGGATGACCTCCAGCGTGCCCTCGTCGACGGCGTTCTGGATCGAGCGAAAGTCGACCGTCTCGCTCTCGCTCACCTTGCGCAGACCGGCGGAAACGACCCGCGCCAAGGCGCGATCGTTGGCAGCCTCGCACAGTGCCAAGGCCTCGCGGTACTCCCCGGCCTTGATATGCTTTCGAATTTGTGCCATGAACATCGCGGCATTGATGTCGCTCTTCAGTTTGATGTAGATGAAGCGCTCGATGAAGATGGCCACCGCCATAGCGGCAATGAACAGCAGTGTCCACATGAACACCCATCCCGCGCTGCTGGGACTGAAACCGCTGATCAATTCAGACATGCAACACCTCCACGCATAGGGGTTTTTTGCTCTCCTCTGCGAAGGCACCGTGGCTCACCGCCACGGGCAACATCCTGGAGCGAGCAGCCATGCTACTTCTTCTGACGAGCAATGAGCTTCTGCAGACGCTTGATTTTCTTGGCCGACTCCAGTTCCTCCTGGAACCCGGTCAACCCGCTCGGGACTTCTCGCAACTCGCGCTCGAAGCTCCTCTCCACGAAAAGCGGCGTCTTGAACTCCGGCTTGACGCGCTTAGGGAGTATGGCCACGCTGGGCTTTTCCACGACCGTCACGATGAGGATGGGCGGCAGAATTTCTTCCTCCACTTGCTGAGTAGCCGCAGGCCTCGTGCTTTCCTGAGCAGCAAGCGGACCTACCTGCAGCAGCAAGGCCACCCACACAAGAGCCACCAGAGAAAACAGAACTCGCATGTGCAACCTCAGCTTAAGGGATCTGCTCTCGCTTTTGGATAAGCAACTCCTTCTCCTTCTCGTCCAGCACGAGCGGGGCAAGGCGCTGCCGCTCTTCCTTCCAGCCGGGAATGGTACGCCAAGTCAGCAGCAGGTGCAGCCCATCGATTTCGCCGTCCACATCTTTGGCCTCGACGGCCACCACGTTTTCTCCCTCATGGAGAAGGTCAGTCACTTCGTGCACGTAGACACCCAGAGGCTTCTCTGGCGGCTGCACGACCTGGGTGACAAAGTGGCCGTTGACGAACAGGTTGTAGGAGCCATCTGCTGCCAGGAGCACCTGACCGCCTACCGGCAAGCCCACCACGCTAAAGGTGCGGCGCAGGTAGACCAAGGGCCCACGGCGCTGCTCAACCTGGGGCACAAGGCCTTGGGCGAGGGAGTCGAAGCGCACGCTCACCGTCTCCGGCTGCACACACCACAGGTACAGGCCTGGCGGCCGCTTGGGGCCTTGAACATTCGCCACCACCGTGGGCACTGCCCAGCTCTTATCGTCAAAATCTAATGTCGGCCAACCCTTGGTGTACTGCCACGCCGCCCGCCAGTTGAGATCCGTGGCCAGCGTGTCCGCCACTGCGCGAAGGCCGAGCCGGGGTGCATAAGTATCGGGGTCGAAACGGGCCAGGTGCAACACCAGGTTCTTGGCCCAGACATTGTCGATGCCCAACGAATCGCACGCCGCAACACCCGTGCGCAGGATCTGCTGCAGCCCCTCGTGGGCGGCAAAGTAGTTGTCCTCGAAAGTGAGGATGGCGTCTCTGAACACCGGCTCTTGCTGCTCGCGATAGCGACCGACAAACGCCTGCCCGCGCTGTTTGGTCATGCCACAAATGCTATCCAGTCTCTCGACGTAGTGGAAGAGGCCCTGTGTCAGCTTTTGCTCAGTGATGGCCACACCTTGGCCATCGAGGCCATGCTTGCGCGCGCGCTTCAGGGTTTCCTGGTAGCCCTCGCTAAAGTTGACTGCAAATGCTGCGCCAAATTCCAGCAAGTTGGCCATCTGGTCTGCCAGCTCCACCAGGTCCTCGCCGGCCTGAGTCACGCGAGCACCTGTTTCCACCAGAGCAAGATACTGGGCTTCCCTGTTCCGGTAATCCTCAAGCACCTCAGCCGCCAAGGAGGCAAAGAGGTCTGGCAGCATGTTAGAGACCTCAATGGCGCTGCTCTTGGCGAGGGCCACTAGCTGGTTTTGCACGCCAAGCTGTTCCGCCGCCTCGGCGCTCTCCGCGTAGGCGGCAGCCGCGGCGTCAAGAAGCGGTTTTACGGCAACGAGCAAGAGCTGCCGACGGTACTCCACGGAAGTGAGCAGGTCCAGGCCAGATGGCAGCGGCACGGCAAGCAGGCGCTCAGCCGAGAGTCTCTTCAGCTCGCCAATGGTGTAAAGATTTTCACAGACTTTTTCCTTGCACCGCCCGATCCAGCGGTTTGCCACCCGAAGCACGCTATCGCTTGCGGCCACCTGCACGGAATCCGCGCCTGGCGGCACAGGGAGCTGGCGCCGGTAATCCTCAGCCAGCCGCGTCAACACGCCAATCGAATTGCGGTACGAATCGGTGGCCCGGCGGTAGAGCTGAGCGGCCACCTCGGCTGCCTCATTGCGCGCCACCGCTTCCTCGGCGGGGTCCATGCGTGGTATTTCCTGCCGCCCGTAGCTGCGCGCGAACTCTTCATAGCACGTGCCCACGCGGTAGGTGGCTTCGTAGAGCCGGACCGTGCCCATACCGGCCACGCGCGTGTAGTCCTTCACCAACTGCAGGAGCAAATCCCGCTTCTCCTGCAGCGCGTGCTGCAGCTGGCTCTTCGGCAGCCGGAGCTCGATGGCGACAAAGCGAGCATACTGAAGTTCACTGAGCGCAAAGAGAGCCTCGGCGGCATAGAAATCGTTGCCTGGCAGCCCCTTGCTCTTGAGCTCCTCGTGGCTACTCACCGCCTTGTGGTACTCGCCGGCTGCACGCTCCTTGTCGCCAGTCTCGGCAAAATATTCGCCGCGCCGGTAGTAGCTCTCCACGACGCGGGGCGATGCAGGGTATTTGGTGACAAACTCGCCATACGCCGCGCTTGCGTTCTGCCAATCCTTCAGCTTCAGGTAGTAGCCGGCGATGTCGTAGGCGAGGTCTTCAGCTTCGCGGGTTTCCGGGTAGCGAGCAAGGAACTGGCGATTCACCCGGATGGCCTGTTCCCACTCCTCAGCGGCTGCGTGGCAAATGCTGGCATTGTACAGCGCGTCCTTCGCCTTGCCCGGGTCGACGTGCAGCTCGGCAAGCCGCGCGTAGGTCAACGCCGCGTTGTGGAAATCATCCACTTCCCGGTAGTCGAAAGCCAAGTTGTTGAGCGCGTCCAGGCGATAGACAGAAGCGGGCCAGCCGGCCAACAGCCGGAGGTACGTTTCGATGGCGCGATTGAACTCCTTGGCCTTATCGAACTCCAACGCCGCATTGAACAACGCCAGGTCGCCAAACTCGACATCCGGAACCTCTGCCACCACGCGATCAAATTCTTCCCCTGCCTTGTAGTGCTCTTCGGACTCGGCAAGCAGCTCGGCAGCCAAGAAGATGGATTCGGCCAGCCGGCGGCGTGCCTTGGAGACCAGCTCCGGCGAGGGGTTGTCTTCTATGATCCTCTTTGCCACCGCCTCGGCGCTGGTAAAATCCATCTTGCCGAAGTAGCTCTCCATGATGATGTAGCGCGCATTGGCCAGCTCTTCGCTGTCGGGAAAGTGCTTGACGAGCGTCTTGAAGTACTTGAGCGCCTCTTTGAACTGATTGTGGTTGTAGTACAGCGCGCCGGCATTGACCAACATGCGCGCGGTCTGCGGCTCGTGGGGGAAGAGCATGATGTAGTTGTCGTATGCCTCGGCAAGGCGCTGTTCCGCCGGATGCAGCGGGGTCGGCGGATGGACCAGACGCGCATGGATGGTTGCCGCGCTCTCCTTGGTCACAGCTCCCGGCTGCTGCTCGCGGGCCACAGCTGCCTGGGCGGCAGCAGCCGCTACCTCTTCCCGCGCCCCCTCCCGCGCTAAGGCCACGGCATTCTCGGCCGCCTGCCTTTGATAGCGCGAATCCCAATACTTCTGACTGATCGCCACGTACTCCGTGTAGGCAGCCGCATAATCGTCCAGATGGGTATCTAGCGTCAAGGCCATGTTCCAGTGAATGCGCGGCGCACTGGAGTCGGCAGGGAACCTTTCCAGGTACTTCCGGCTGTCGCTCACCGCCTGCTCGTAAAAGTCCCGATCGCCCGTGGCTTCGCCCTTCTGGTACAGGAAGGTAATGTTGTCGCGCAGGGCCTCTTCGGCCAGGCGCTGCGCCTCTGCGCGTACGTTCGCATCGGTGTTCCTTGCCCACCAACTGGACCCTTCGCCGTACAGACTCACCAGTTGGTTGCGGCTCTGGTAGGCCTTGAGCTCATCCTTGAGCAAACGGTAGGCTTCGACAATGCGGCTTTGCACCACGGGCGCCAGGGGGCTCTCTGGGTAAAGGGCCAAGAGCAGCTCGTAGGCATAGATGGCATTGCGGAACTCTTCCTTCTCCTTCAGGTACCCGTCGCCCATGCGCTTGAGAATCTGCGCGCCGTACGGTCGACCGCCGATCTTGTTCAGGTAAGCCGCGGCACGCGCAGGTCCGCCGTAATCAAGGAAGCTTATGGCGATGTACTCGACCGATTCGTCACGCAGGGCCGGGTTGGTATAGGCGCCACGCGCATCCAGGGGCGAGTACCGGTCGATGTCGTCAGCCAGCAGCGTGAAGTAGGACACAGCCTCCGGGAATTGGCTGAGCCGATAGTAACTCCATCCCAAGCGGTACAGCGCCTCGTCGTAGCGGGGGCTGTCCGGGAACTTCAAGACTTGCTGGTAGAACTCGATGGCCTTGGGCAAGTCGTTCCGCGGCGGGCTGAAGTAGTACTCCCCGATGCGCATCAGCGCGTTAGGCAGATAGCGGCTTTGCGGGAACTCCTCCACCACGCGCTGATACAGAGCCACCGCGGCCGTATCCTGCCCCAATGCCTCGAAAATGAAAGCCTGGTTGTAGAGCGCGTCGTCCATGTACTGGCTGTGGGGAAACCTCTCCCTCACCGCCTGCAGCAGAGCCAATGCCTTGCTGAAGTCCTTGCGCGGCTCCACTGGGGGGGAGTTCCTCTCGCCGTGCTCGTAGGCAGCAAGCTCTTCCTCGTACTGGCGCATGGCCGCCAAGTAGTCGTCTTCTGCCTGTTCATAGTAGAGCTCGGCAAGTCGCATCATCACTTCGTCGAGGATGCGACTCTGGGGGTTTTGAGCAATGAAGAGCTCGGCGTCGCGCATGCCGCGCTGGCGGAGGGCCACCCGTTCCTTTTCGCGTGCTGCCAAGCGGTTGGCGTACAGCTGGCGATAGGCCTGCAATTCCTCCAATGAGTAGCTGGCCATCACGCTATCGCCGAACAGCGACCTGAGCACCATGGCCAGCGAATCGGCAGAGGTCTGCGCCAAAGATGACCCGGCGACCACCAGGACAATCCCCGTTACCAGCAAGGCCCTTGCCAGCGGTGACCTTCTTCGCTGCATGCGCATAGGCTCCATCTCAGTTAGTCCTGCTGCTGTGGTCGCATGGACTGGCGGGACGAGACCTGCTCGCTCTCGGTGGTGTCAAAGTAGGCGGTCTTGAAGTAGAGAGCCCGTTCTTCCCGCTCTTGGGCCACCCTCTTTGCTTCCAATTGTGCGCTCAGGCTGGCCAGCTGCAGGTCGAGCTGCTGCAGGTAGGCGTCCAGTGCCTGGCGGCGTTGGGTAATGAGGCCATCGATTGCCGCAAGCCGGCCGGCATACGTTTCGATGGCCACCTCGTGGTCTTGCAGCGAGCTGTAGCTGATGTCGCTCATCTCCAGGCCGGCGCGATCGGCCCACTCCTGGAGCTGAGACCCGATCTCCTGGATAGGTTGTGTGGCCACCCACATCCGGAATCGGCTGAGGTTGTTCTGCAGCATGCGCAAGCGGCGCTCGATGAGCTCCAGCCCGAAGCGCGCACTGAACGG carries:
- a CDS encoding tetratricopeptide repeat protein, producing MQRRRSPLARALLVTGIVLVVAGSSLAQTSADSLAMVLRSLFGDSVMASYSLEELQAYRQLYANRLAAREKERVALRQRGMRDAELFIAQNPQSRILDEVMMRLAELYYEQAEDDYLAAMRQYEEELAAYEHGERNSPPVEPRKDFSKALALLQAVRERFPHSQYMDDALYNQAFIFEALGQDTAAVALYQRVVEEFPQSRYLPNALMRIGEYYFSPPRNDLPKAIEFYQQVLKFPDSPRYDEALYRLGWSYYRLSQFPEAVSYFTLLADDIDRYSPLDARGAYTNPALRDESVEYIAISFLDYGGPARAAAYLNKIGGRPYGAQILKRMGDGYLKEKEEFRNAIYAYELLLALYPESPLAPVVQSRIVEAYRLLKDELKAYQSRNQLVSLYGEGSSWWARNTDANVRAEAQRLAEEALRDNITFLYQKGEATGDRDFYEQAVSDSRKYLERFPADSSAPRIHWNMALTLDTHLDDYAAAYTEYVAISQKYWDSRYQRQAAENAVALAREGAREEVAAAAAQAAVAREQQPGAVTKESAATIHARLVHPPTPLHPAEQRLAEAYDNYIMLFPHEPQTARMLVNAGALYYNHNQFKEALKYFKTLVKHFPDSEELANARYIIMESYFGKMDFTSAEAVAKRIIEDNPSPELVSKARRRLAESIFLAAELLAESEEHYKAGEEFDRVVAEVPDVEFGDLALFNAALEFDKAKEFNRAIETYLRLLAGWPASVYRLDALNNLAFDYREVDDFHNAALTYARLAELHVDPGKAKDALYNASICHAAAEEWEQAIRVNRQFLARYPETREAEDLAYDIAGYYLKLKDWQNASAAYGEFVTKYPASPRVVESYYRRGEYFAETGDKERAAGEYHKAVSSHEELKSKGLPGNDFYAAEALFALSELQYARFVAIELRLPKSQLQHALQEKRDLLLQLVKDYTRVAGMGTVRLYEATYRVGTCYEEFARSYGRQEIPRMDPAEEAVARNEAAEVAAQLYRRATDSYRNSIGVLTRLAEDYRRQLPVPPGADSVQVAASDSVLRVANRWIGRCKEKVCENLYTIGELKRLSAERLLAVPLPSGLDLLTSVEYRRQLLLVAVKPLLDAAAAAYAESAEAAEQLGVQNQLVALAKSSAIEVSNMLPDLFASLAAEVLEDYRNREAQYLALVETGARVTQAGEDLVELADQMANLLEFGAAFAVNFSEGYQETLKRARKHGLDGQGVAITEQKLTQGLFHYVERLDSICGMTKQRGQAFVGRYREQQEPVFRDAILTFEDNYFAAHEGLQQILRTGVAACDSLGIDNVWAKNLVLHLARFDPDTYAPRLGLRAVADTLATDLNWRAAWQYTKGWPTLDFDDKSWAVPTVVANVQGPKRPPGLYLWCVQPETVSVRFDSLAQGLVPQVEQRRGPLVYLRRTFSVVGLPVGGQVLLAADGSYNLFVNGHFVTQVVQPPEKPLGVYVHEVTDLLHEGENVVAVEAKDVDGEIDGLHLLLTWRTIPGWKEERQRLAPLVLDEKEKELLIQKREQIP